One genomic region from Yersinia canariae encodes:
- a CDS encoding heavy metal sensor histidine kinase, with translation MKKKFSLTTRLSLVFSIFMLSVWWLSSFLLITALNSYFDNQDKEFILGKLQLTEELLKSETISSHDNINPLYDKINDAMIGHAGLFISIRNSDNEKIIDAYSKNTPIPENLLNNSGGTLNNMLQNRENGTIYRSISQRVSLPQSTGQDKHFIITVATDTGFHSQFMDKLGNWLFWFNFGLLFISVFLGWLTTRLGLKPLREMTRLASGITINNLDQRLDPDSAPSEIAGTMREFNNMLDRLEGSFRRLSDFSSDIAHELRTPVSNLMMQTQFALAKERDAEHYREILFSNLDELKRLSRMSSDMLFLARSEHGLLQLDKKNVDLARELKDLIELFEPLATETEKEMTLSGSGIAQADPDMLRRAFSNLLSNAIKYSPDKSDITVKIEGDEEQTIISFINTASGISAANIDRLFDRFYRADSSRVHNTEGTGLGLSITRSIINTHGGDLSVEQQGREILFRVCLFRQSKLKKQ, from the coding sequence GTGAAAAAAAAGTTCTCCCTAACAACACGATTGAGCCTTGTTTTTTCCATTTTCATGCTTTCGGTATGGTGGTTATCAAGTTTTTTGCTGATTACTGCACTTAATAGTTACTTTGATAACCAAGATAAGGAATTTATTCTCGGAAAATTACAACTCACTGAAGAGTTATTGAAATCCGAAACTATTAGCTCTCACGACAATATAAACCCTCTTTATGATAAAATTAATGACGCAATGATTGGTCATGCAGGCTTGTTTATTTCAATAAGAAATTCAGATAATGAAAAGATTATTGATGCATATTCGAAGAATACCCCAATTCCAGAAAATCTGTTAAATAATTCAGGGGGCACTCTGAATAATATGCTGCAAAATAGAGAGAACGGGACGATATACCGGAGTATTTCTCAGCGTGTTAGCCTACCTCAGTCTACTGGGCAAGATAAGCATTTCATCATTACCGTCGCCACGGATACCGGTTTTCACTCCCAGTTTATGGATAAGCTGGGAAACTGGCTGTTCTGGTTTAATTTTGGGTTGCTATTTATTTCAGTTTTCCTTGGCTGGCTTACCACACGGCTTGGTCTGAAACCGCTGAGGGAAATGACACGTCTGGCATCCGGGATCACCATTAATAATCTTGATCAGCGCCTGGATCCTGATTCTGCACCGTCTGAAATAGCCGGAACAATGCGAGAATTTAACAACATGCTGGACAGGTTAGAGGGGTCATTCCGACGATTGTCAGACTTTTCTTCTGACATTGCTCACGAACTGCGTACACCTGTCAGTAATCTGATGATGCAGACTCAGTTTGCACTTGCGAAAGAAAGGGATGCAGAACATTATCGCGAGATCCTTTTTTCTAATCTGGATGAACTCAAACGTTTGTCCCGGATGAGCAGTGACATGCTTTTTCTGGCCAGGTCAGAACATGGCCTTCTGCAACTGGATAAAAAGAATGTTGATCTAGCCAGGGAACTAAAAGACCTCATTGAGCTGTTCGAACCACTGGCAACGGAAACTGAGAAAGAAATGACCCTGAGTGGCTCAGGAATAGCTCAAGCAGATCCAGACATGCTTCGCCGGGCGTTCAGCAATCTGCTGTCGAATGCGATTAAATATTCACCTGATAAGTCGGATATTACTGTCAAGATTGAAGGGGACGAAGAACAGACGATCATTAGCTTCATTAATACTGCTTCAGGCATTTCCGCCGCGAATATTGACCGGTTGTTTGACCGTTTTTACAGAGCAGACTCTTCAAGGGTTCACAACACGGAAGGCACAGGTCTTGGGCTGTCGATAACACGTTCCATAATCAATACGCATGGCGGAGATTTATCAGTGGAGCAGCAGGGAAGAGAAATATTATTCAGGGTCTGTTTATTTCGACAAAGTAAACTGAAGAAACAATAA
- the copC gene encoding copper homeostasis periplasmic binding protein CopC produces MRLFHQAVLASGLTVGLVFSAMAHPELKSSEPQANATVSSPTKIELNFTENLATKFSGAKLTMTGMKGMASHSPMSMAAKVSPGSNPKSMVVTPREPLPAGTYRVDWRAVSSDTHPITGNYSFSVK; encoded by the coding sequence ATGCGTTTATTTCATCAGGCTGTACTGGCTTCAGGGTTAACTGTTGGTCTTGTTTTTTCTGCAATGGCACATCCTGAATTAAAAAGTTCCGAACCACAGGCGAATGCCACGGTTTCATCACCTACAAAAATCGAACTGAATTTTACAGAAAATCTGGCCACTAAATTTTCGGGAGCAAAATTAACCATGACAGGAATGAAAGGCATGGCCTCTCATTCACCTATGTCCATGGCTGCCAAAGTATCACCGGGTAGCAACCCTAAATCCATGGTTGTCACCCCTCGTGAACCGTTACCGGCAGGAACATACCGTGTTGATTGGCGTGCGGTATCCTCCGATACCCATCCTATTACCGGAAACTACTCCTTCTCTGTGAAGTAA
- a CDS encoding type II restriction endonuclease, whose amino-acid sequence MEMNHQKHIRHLIEQWRHDPQATYHTWFLWDKRLKNFRSIRNGINVVVDEIEQGTFGVAYRGSSLETIVHSVAEQKQIFKGADHAFLWKPKLRIPDIYENPHNQKAFGRLLQACSCSGQADEIIRHIQAIDNVKIKGLGPAVANLLYFLHPTHVPPFNTAIVKGFNALTGARVKLGSWAHFLAMREGVLTLNARYRDLLSNDLGAIAGLLFDIGSGRYPAPPLEDSSSAVEDWNTHLQEAINAKELSKAMRQEGENERTHSEIQAWLRDIGKGLGYDVWIASNDRGRQHEGMPLAEGCLECLPESVKTAKGAEATKLIDVLWFDPAGDKVIAAFEVEHSTSIYSGIVRMLDLALNGNDFSASTALFLVAPDAREKDVRNQLQRPAFSRITDLNISYLPYSELEKNRDAIVRFGSGLKAIKAISHSLTFSS is encoded by the coding sequence ATGGAGATGAATCACCAGAAACATATTCGTCATTTAATTGAACAATGGCGGCATGATCCTCAGGCCACTTATCACACATGGTTCTTATGGGATAAGCGCTTGAAGAATTTTCGGTCGATCCGGAACGGCATCAACGTTGTTGTGGATGAGATAGAACAGGGAACATTTGGGGTGGCATACCGCGGTTCATCTCTTGAGACTATAGTGCATTCAGTTGCTGAACAAAAACAAATATTCAAAGGGGCGGATCACGCATTTCTTTGGAAACCCAAACTTCGCATTCCTGATATCTATGAAAATCCGCATAATCAGAAAGCTTTCGGTCGTCTGCTTCAGGCGTGTTCGTGTTCCGGGCAGGCTGATGAGATTATCCGCCATATTCAGGCCATTGATAATGTGAAGATAAAGGGGCTTGGGCCCGCAGTCGCAAACCTCCTTTACTTCTTGCACCCTACCCATGTACCGCCTTTTAACACCGCGATAGTCAAAGGATTCAACGCACTTACCGGGGCCCGGGTCAAACTGGGAAGTTGGGCGCACTTTCTTGCAATGAGGGAAGGTGTTCTTACATTGAATGCCCGTTATCGTGATTTACTTTCTAACGATCTGGGTGCTATTGCTGGGCTTCTTTTTGATATTGGTTCAGGCCGTTACCCGGCCCCTCCTCTGGAAGATTCGAGTTCCGCTGTTGAAGACTGGAATACACATCTGCAGGAAGCCATTAATGCAAAAGAACTGAGCAAGGCGATGCGTCAGGAGGGCGAAAACGAACGGACACACAGCGAAATACAGGCATGGTTGCGAGATATCGGTAAAGGACTTGGGTATGATGTCTGGATTGCGTCTAATGACCGAGGACGTCAGCATGAGGGCATGCCTCTTGCCGAGGGGTGCCTTGAGTGCCTACCTGAATCGGTTAAAACTGCGAAGGGGGCCGAAGCAACAAAGCTAATTGATGTGCTCTGGTTTGATCCTGCAGGGGATAAGGTTATTGCAGCATTCGAAGTGGAGCATTCAACGTCAATTTATTCGGGCATTGTCCGTATGCTGGATTTGGCGTTGAACGGAAATGATTTCTCTGCCTCAACAGCTTTATTTCTGGTTGCTCCCGATGCACGCGAAAAAGATGTTAGAAATCAACTACAGCGCCCTGCCTTCAGTAGGATCACGGATTTAAACATTTCCTATCTGCCTTACAGTGAGCTTGAAAAGAACAGGGATGCCATCGTACGTTTTGGTTCGGGTCTGAAAGCTATTAAAGCGATATCTCATTCGCTTACGTTTTCGTCATAG
- a CDS encoding heavy metal response regulator transcription factor encodes MQHILIVEDEIKTGSYLQQGLEEVGYQVDLFHDGREGLNALLKGHYELIILDVMLPSLNGWQIIDEMRQSGHEEPVLFLTAKDNVQDKVKGLELGADDYLIKPFDFAELVARVRTLLRRTRALGPTVCSLADLTVDMVRRTVMRSGKRIHLTSKEYILLELLLQRTGEVLPRSLISSLVWNMNFDSDTNVIDVAVRRLRSKIDDDFEPKLIHTVRGTGYVLEIKEE; translated from the coding sequence ATGCAGCATATCCTCATTGTGGAAGATGAAATAAAAACAGGCAGTTACCTGCAGCAGGGACTGGAAGAGGTCGGCTATCAGGTGGATCTCTTTCACGATGGCCGTGAAGGTTTGAATGCCTTACTGAAAGGCCACTATGAGTTGATTATTCTGGACGTCATGCTGCCGAGCCTAAATGGTTGGCAAATCATCGACGAGATGCGTCAATCCGGCCATGAAGAACCCGTTTTGTTTCTCACTGCGAAAGATAATGTCCAGGATAAAGTGAAGGGACTGGAACTGGGCGCGGATGATTATCTGATCAAACCCTTTGATTTTGCGGAACTGGTCGCCCGGGTACGAACACTGCTGCGCAGAACTCGTGCCCTTGGCCCGACAGTATGCAGTCTGGCTGACTTGACGGTGGATATGGTACGCCGGACAGTAATGCGCTCTGGAAAACGAATTCATCTGACGTCAAAAGAATATATTCTGCTGGAATTATTATTACAGAGAACGGGAGAGGTCCTCCCCCGGAGCCTGATATCGTCGCTGGTATGGAACATGAATTTCGACAGTGACACGAACGTGATAGATGTCGCAGTGCGTCGTTTGCGAAGCAAAATTGATGATGATTTTGAACCTAAATTAATACATACCGTACGGGGTACTGGTTATGTCTTGGAGATAAAAGAAGAGTGA
- a CDS encoding copper resistance protein B, with protein MRRMNVNTWNFKHLMVGMLFSPLAYAGQHTSVSSHAGHDMSAMQQPTDTEDMGMTAMEPVITESRTPIRPITDEDRKAAFNDLQGHKVHDSGINYFILLDQLEWQRSNTDNIFSWSVNSWVGGDIDRLWIKSEGKRVSGKTESAEAQLLWGHAIGPWWDLVAGIRQDFRPSSPQTWGAIGFQGLALYNFESEITAFVGSGGKAALRLGGEYDILFTNRLILQPSYEVNFYSQNDESRGTGSGLSDTELGLRLRYEVRREFAPYIGVSWDQRYGNSSDFAKNDGEKDSEFVFLAGVRVWF; from the coding sequence ATGAGGAGAATGAATGTGAATACGTGGAATTTTAAACACCTCATGGTTGGGATGTTGTTCTCTCCCCTAGCATATGCAGGGCAGCATACTTCAGTCTCCTCTCATGCGGGTCATGATATGTCCGCCATGCAGCAACCGACCGATACAGAAGACATGGGTATGACCGCCATGGAGCCGGTGATAACGGAGAGTCGCACACCTATCCGCCCCATTACAGATGAGGACAGGAAAGCCGCATTCAACGATCTTCAGGGACACAAAGTTCATGACAGCGGCATCAATTATTTCATTCTGCTTGACCAGTTGGAATGGCAAAGAAGCAATACCGACAATATTTTCAGTTGGAGTGTCAACAGTTGGGTTGGCGGAGATATCGATCGGCTATGGATTAAAAGTGAAGGTAAACGCGTCAGCGGTAAAACAGAAAGTGCAGAAGCCCAGTTATTATGGGGGCATGCCATCGGTCCTTGGTGGGATCTGGTCGCGGGGATCCGGCAGGATTTTCGCCCCTCATCACCACAGACATGGGGCGCAATAGGCTTCCAGGGACTGGCCCTCTATAACTTTGAATCGGAGATCACTGCCTTCGTGGGGAGCGGCGGTAAAGCAGCCCTTCGCCTGGGGGGAGAGTACGATATTTTATTCACCAACCGACTTATTCTCCAACCCTCTTACGAGGTCAACTTCTACAGTCAGAATGATGAATCACGAGGAACAGGCAGTGGACTGTCCGATACCGAACTCGGCCTCAGATTGCGTTATGAGGTTCGCCGTGAATTTGCACCCTACATCGGTGTTTCATGGGATCAGCGTTATGGAAATTCATCAGATTTTGCAAAAAATGACGGCGAGAAGGACAGCGAGTTTGTCTTTCTGGCAGGTGTCAGAGTGTGGTTTTAA
- a CDS encoding copper resistance system multicopper oxidase, whose product MQLKTSRRTFIKGLTVTGVTSSLGVWSFNARSNLNLPLPQTLRGTRFDLTISETPVNITGSNRQAKTINGGLPGPTLRWREGDKVTLRVKNKLDEHTSIHWHGIILPANMDGVPGLSFAGIEPDETYVYTFQVNQNGTYWYHSHSGLQEQEGVYGAIIIDAREPEPFQYDREHVVMLTDWTDENPQRLLSKLKKQSDYYNFNKPTVGSFFKDVNTKGLSATIADRKMWAQMKMNPTDLADVSGYTYTYLMNGQTPLNNWTGLFTRGEKIRLRFINGSAMTYFDVRIPGLKMTIVAADGQYVEPVSVDEFRIAVAETYDVIVEPTEDACTIFAQSMDRTGYARGTLAIREGLSARIPPLDPRPVLTMDDMGMGGMDHSQMAGMAGGDQMMSMDGADMAQPESSSSPMDHSNMAGMDHSQMAGMPGMQSHPASEDNNPLVDMQAMSVSPKLNDPGLGLRNNGRKVLTYSDLKSTFEDPDGREPTRTIELHLTGHMEKFAWSFNGIKFSDAGPLMLKYGERIRIVLVNDTMMTHPIHLHGMWSDLEDENGNFLVRKHTIDMPPGTKRSYRVTADALGRWAYHCHLLYHMEMGMFREVRVDE is encoded by the coding sequence AGCAACCGGCAGGCCAAAACCATTAATGGTGGCCTGCCCGGGCCAACATTGCGGTGGAGGGAAGGTGACAAAGTCACTCTCAGGGTCAAGAACAAACTGGATGAGCACACGTCCATTCACTGGCACGGCATTATTCTGCCCGCCAACATGGATGGCGTACCAGGACTCAGTTTTGCGGGTATCGAGCCAGACGAGACCTATGTCTATACCTTCCAGGTCAATCAAAACGGCACTTACTGGTACCACAGTCATTCAGGTTTGCAAGAACAGGAAGGCGTTTATGGTGCCATCATCATTGATGCCCGTGAGCCAGAACCGTTTCAGTATGACCGTGAGCATGTTGTCATGCTGACCGACTGGACGGATGAAAACCCTCAACGCCTGCTGAGCAAGCTCAAAAAGCAGTCTGATTATTACAACTTCAATAAACCCACGGTGGGTTCCTTTTTCAAGGATGTCAACACCAAAGGGCTCTCTGCCACGATTGCCGATCGCAAAATGTGGGCGCAGATGAAAATGAACCCAACGGACCTGGCTGACGTCAGTGGGTATACCTACACCTATCTGATGAATGGGCAAACCCCCCTGAATAACTGGACGGGGCTGTTCACGCGAGGAGAGAAAATTCGCCTCAGATTTATTAATGGCTCCGCAATGACCTATTTTGACGTGCGCATTCCGGGCCTGAAGATGACCATTGTCGCTGCGGACGGCCAGTATGTAGAACCCGTCAGCGTTGACGAGTTCAGAATTGCTGTTGCTGAAACGTACGATGTCATCGTCGAGCCAACCGAAGATGCCTGCACCATTTTTGCGCAGTCCATGGATCGCACGGGTTACGCCCGTGGAACACTCGCTATACGTGAAGGGCTCAGTGCACGCATACCCCCTCTGGATCCCCGGCCCGTTTTAACCATGGATGACATGGGGATGGGAGGGATGGATCATAGCCAGATGGCAGGAATGGCGGGGGGTGATCAGATGATGAGCATGGATGGTGCTGATATGGCGCAGCCAGAGTCATCGTCGTCACCGATGGACCACAGTAACATGGCCGGAATGGACCATTCCCAGATGGCGGGTATGCCAGGCATGCAGAGCCACCCGGCGTCTGAGGATAATAATCCTCTCGTCGATATGCAGGCTATGAGTGTGTCTCCCAAGCTGAACGATCCGGGTCTCGGGCTCAGAAACAATGGCCGTAAAGTGCTCACCTATTCCGATCTTAAAAGTACGTTTGAAGATCCCGATGGCCGGGAGCCCACACGAACCATAGAACTTCATCTGACAGGCCATATGGAAAAATTTGCCTGGTCATTTAACGGCATCAAGTTCTCCGATGCAGGGCCTCTAATGCTTAAATACGGCGAACGCATCAGGATCGTCCTTGTCAACGACACCATGATGACTCACCCAATCCATCTGCACGGCATGTGGAGCGATCTTGAAGATGAAAACGGTAATTTTTTAGTCCGTAAACACACGATTGATATGCCACCAGGCACTAAACGCAGCTACAGGGTCACGGCTGACGCACTGGGTCGTTGGGCTTATCACTGCCATCTTCTTTATCACATGGAAATGGGAATGTTTCGTGAAGTTCGGGTTGATGAATGA
- the copD gene encoding copper homeostasis membrane protein CopD codes for MNDQIMIIVRFFLYLDLMLIFGLPFFEIYGINKTRRETGSVIHFRSFIFFAVISGIVLTFFNMLLVSNAMSGVTDFRELSIHIIEMVIEETEVGVSWVIRLIALFIALSGILLYERNQQVSRWITTLAGTVALATLAWGGHAVMHDGIHYYLHLFSDLVHLVAAGTWVGALAAFAILLLRKGNHNKLFVEVVSESLAGFATAGTIIVVALSLSAAVNYVYITEGVLSVLVNSSWGLLLLAKTGLFGLMLLLAAANRFHLGPRLERTVSMGEYSKSISLMRRSILTEFFIAIIILAAVAWLGMLSPSSMGE; via the coding sequence ATGAACGACCAAATAATGATTATAGTTCGATTTTTCCTGTATCTCGATTTGATGCTTATTTTTGGGCTGCCTTTTTTCGAGATATACGGAATAAATAAAACACGACGTGAAACAGGATCAGTCATTCATTTCAGGTCGTTCATATTCTTTGCGGTCATTTCAGGTATTGTGCTGACATTTTTCAATATGCTTCTCGTCTCAAATGCCATGAGTGGTGTGACGGACTTCAGAGAGTTATCAATACATATTATAGAAATGGTTATTGAGGAAACAGAAGTGGGTGTCAGTTGGGTTATTCGCCTGATTGCACTTTTTATCGCGCTCTCAGGTATTTTACTGTATGAGCGTAACCAGCAGGTTTCACGCTGGATAACCACCCTGGCGGGCACAGTAGCCTTGGCTACACTCGCGTGGGGAGGGCATGCGGTAATGCACGACGGCATACACTACTACCTTCATTTATTCAGCGATCTTGTTCATCTTGTCGCCGCAGGGACATGGGTAGGAGCTCTGGCAGCCTTTGCCATACTGTTGCTACGTAAAGGTAACCATAACAAGCTGTTTGTTGAGGTTGTCTCGGAGTCGCTGGCCGGATTTGCTACAGCAGGGACGATTATTGTCGTGGCATTGAGCCTCAGTGCCGCAGTCAACTATGTGTATATTACCGAAGGCGTTCTTTCCGTCCTTGTAAACAGCTCTTGGGGGCTATTGCTGCTTGCGAAAACCGGGCTCTTTGGCCTAATGCTGTTGCTGGCAGCAGCAAACAGGTTTCACCTTGGCCCACGATTGGAACGAACTGTCAGTATGGGAGAATACAGTAAAAGTATCTCTTTAATGCGTCGAAGTATTCTGACAGAATTCTTTATTGCCATAATTATCCTTGCAGCGGTGGCCTGGCTGGGAATGTTGTCTCCTTCCTCCATGGGCGAATAA